The DNA segment CATTTaagaagaggggctggaaatGAGTCATTCTGGCATCATCTTTAACCTGGAGGCAATTGCTGCACTGCTGTATAgacaagggtgggggtgggcttctGGCAATTGGTGACAGATTGGCTATTGTTAGATGCCAAGGCCCTAAGTCCCCTGGGTCTAGGGAGGTCACCTGTAGTTGGCAGAGTAAAACCTTCTTAGAGGAGGCACAATAGTCCGAATTTTTCAGGGCCTCTAAGAGGTCTTgggtctttcttttatttctgttgccaCTGAAAGTCACTTATAAACTGATGACGGGACTTTATCTTCAGGTCTTAGCAAGACAGAATGTTGAACTTTATTATCTACAAAAAAAGTTGTTGGGATTCCCTTTTACTTTTAGGGTTGGCCTGGGCTTGGGGAGGGGGCACTTTTGATCTTTAGTCCCCTCCCTCTTATCTCCTTCTCCTGAGACTGTTTTAGGCATCTCTTATGTGTCCTGGGGTTTGGCTGTGGCTGCCAACAGGATCTTTGCCAGGTCTTGAGTCTGTTGCTTCTGTCCTCTCATCTGCTTCTCCTCTGCAGTCTCTGCCACTCTCACTGAGTTTTATTCTCAGTCCCAGTAATAACGTTTTTTGGAAAGAATCTAAGGAAGGACAGGAATGAATTTTCAGAAATGGCATCTTATTAAAATCTGCatagaagaaaaactgaagaGGAATACAACAAAATAGTTGTGTGTCCTCTTTACTGAGGTAACTGCTAGTTTCCGTGAGTTCACCACAGTTTTGCAACTAGTTTAAGCAACTAGTACAAGTTTTGTTTCCTGGCTGAGGAGAGCAGTAACTTTTTTGAAACTACAAGTCCCAGCAGAAATTGCGCCGCACCCTTCTGCAGGTCGAACGGTCTACCGTACATTGATCTCTGGGATTTGTAGTTTGATGATAAAAATAAGGTGGGTCACACACTACCAGCACATATAACTGAGGTGGAGACACAACCAGATACACCAATAGGTATTACGTTCCGGGATTGAGTTGCGGGCAGATCACCAATGGTTGTTTCGCTACTCATGAGTGATGTGACCTCCAGCCTACAGTAGGCCCGTGGGGCGGAGCTGGTGTCGCGGCCCCATTGCGAGCCATGGGAGGCGGCTGGTGGTGGGCTCGGGTCGCGCGCCTGGCCCGCCTGCGCTTCCGGGGGTCTCTGCAGCCTCCTCAGCGCCCCCGCAGCGGGGGCGCGCGCGGGTCCTTCGCCCCGGGCCACGGGCCACGCGCGGGAGCCTCTCCGCCCCCAGTGTCCGAGCTGGATCGCGCGGACGCTTGGCTCCTCCGCAAGGCACATGAAACAGGTCAGTGGCAGGGGCCGGGGTCGTTCGCGATACAAGGAGAGGGGTTCCAGTGTGCACGTGGGAGTGGGTGGCGAGAGTAAGGCAAGCATCTGCTGGGAACACGGCCTGTGCTCAGCGGTGGCAGCTTCCTCAAGTGAGCGCAGGGAAccggtgttgggggtgggggttggagatTTTGCAGCCTGGCCGCATAGGGCACTATCTTTCGGGTCCTGGCTAATGGGGTACAGCAgggattagtgtgtgtgtgagggtacgGTTAGGAAGAAGTAGCTGGCAGCACCACACTGCCTAGGTGAGAGGCTGTTCTAGAGGCAGCTGGGAGGGAACAAGTTGCTTGCGACAGGGGTATCGGTTAGGATTACAGACAGAGGGGACCACTTGGAATAAAACAAGAGTGTGGCTACCCGCAGAAGATGGGGAAGTTCCGGATTGGACCAGCGTGTAACCAATGGTAGAGAAGGTGGCTGCTGATTGGAGGGAGAGGTGATCTAGGCTGCAGGAGGAATCTCAAACAAGGCAATGGGTTGAGAGATCGGAGCCGGTCTGGTGTAGAGTGGGGCTAGTAGTGGGAACAGCCTTTTGGCAGCACTCGGGGACTTGAGTGGTGGGGAGATGTGGACGCATGCATGAGGCCATGCTAGGTAGGAGCGGTTACCACGCTGGAGAAGTTTGTCCCAGAggtgtgagggagagaggaaagaccGCAGGATGCACAAGGGAGCCGACTTGGGAAGACTTTCTATCCTCAGACTGCACATCTTCAATTCGTGCTCTAGATTTTGAATGTCTGGGACAGAAGGGTAAAGGCAGGGGACTTGCATGGGGCTTCCCGGAAGGGATCCACTTCTAGAATACTTTTGTCTTGTGGCTGAATAGGGTGAGAGGGGATCTAGGAAGCAGGGCTTGCTGATGCAGAGCTCCACCCCCCAACTCCCCGCAGCTTTTCTCTCCTGGTTCCGAAATGGACTTCTGGCATCCGGCATTGGGGTCATCTCCTTCATGCAGAGTGACATGGGCCGGGAAGCTGCCTATGGTGAGTACAGACCATCCCTATGGAAGATTGggccccttccccttttcctccagTTCTGAGTCCTACCCTTGCCTTACTGGTGTAAGTCCCTCTTACACCTCCTTCATCGGCATTGTGAGGAGTCCACCAGACAGTTTCCAAGTAGCCTTGACTTATGTGCACACCTTTGTTTATGCCCCCAGACCCGCCCCTTTGGTTATTGGATTTCACCTCCAAGTCTCAGATACTTTCCTTTTACAAAGTCTCGTGTATTTGGCTCATGTATTTGAGTCCTTGtctgcctttatttatttgtttgtttatttaattgttaTAATGGGAAGGAAATCAGCCTACTAGTTAAGCActgtatcactgagctacacatcCCCAGCCTTCCACTGGTGAATTTTTTAGCCatgtgctctaccattgagccacaccccagcccctcactgggggattttAGGCAGGGGTTCTACCACTGCACTACATCGccagccttttttgttttttgttttgttttgttctgtttttttaaagatttattatatgtaagtacactgtagctgtcttcagacactccagaagagggcgtcagatcttgttaaggatggttgtgagctaccatgtggttgctgggtttgaactctgcacctttggaagagcagtcgggtgctcttacccactgagccatctcaccagcccccacctttttggttttttaagatttatttttattgtatgtgtatatgtatatatggagaccatgtgcatgcctggtacccatgaaGCCAGAAGAAAGCACAAGAGCTCCTCggactggaggtacagatggttgtgagccaccgtgtgggttctgggatctgagctcaggccatcagaaagagcaacaagtactcttaaccttggagccatctctccacagcaCTGCCCCCTCACCCCCCTCCCCGTGTTATTTTGAGACATCGAAGTTGCCCGAGTAAGCCTTCCGTTAGCTGGCACTGCTCCAGCCTCTCACTCGCTGACGTTAGAAGCCTTGCCCCACCCTGTGCTCATAACTGACTCATCCCCCCCACCCATCACCCTGGCAACCCCTTGGGATACCCTGGACCCTGTAACTATTGACTACTGCTCCTTCTTCCACAGGCTTCTTCCTGCTGGGTGGCCTGTGCGTGGTGTGGGGCGGAGCCTCCTATGCGGTGGGTCTAGCAGCGCTGCGGGGACCCATGCAACTGTCGCTTGCTGGTGCTGCCGCTGGTGTGGGGGCAGTGTTGGCTGCCAGTCTGCTCTGGGCTTGTGCAGTAGGTCTCTACATGGGCCAGTTGGAACTGGACGTGGAATTGGTGCCTGAGGATGATGGGACAGCCAGTACAGAAGGCCCGGATGAAGCGGGCAGGCCACCCCCCGAGTAAACAGCAGGGCTGTGGGGACTGGCTGGGCCTGACGACCGGGACATTAAAGCCTGACCCTTGAGCAGTTCAAGACTCTGAGTGACAGCTCCTGTtatctggggaggtggggagcagagaggaggacaGCCTTTGGGGATGAGGCTCGGTGGATAAAGGCTCCCAAGCCTGACGACCCGAGTTTGATATTCAGGACCCGCATGGTAGAAGGCGAGACCTGATttccacaccataccacacatggacacacatacaagGAAATCATTTCAAAGGAACAAGGAAAAGCAATCATGAGAGGCAGCATCCGCGGGGAGGGAACCCCTCAGGGCGTGGTGTTTAATTCTCAAGAATGACTCCAGGACTTGATCTATGTCTCAGGTTTGGCCTTCTGGTGTTACACTGCTTTCAGTCTCCCTTCCGCTGCACCCTAGTACCTGTGGGCCCCGGGTAGGGCAGGCCCAGCGTAGGGTAAAAGGCCTCTGGAAGCGAGGGGCCTGGGCCCAGCCTGTGCAGATGTGGATACATCAGGCTCAACTCCGCAGGGCCATAGCGGATGGTGCCTGGGGTGCACAGGCCCCGCACGACGGGTGGCAGGAAGCCTGCATGAAGGAGGGCGGGTGAGGGGTCTCCGGGAGTTGTCAAGCCCCACGGCAGTACTGGATCATGCTTCAGGGCCCCCGCCCGGATGACAGAAGTGAATTCTGGCCGAGGTGGAGCCGGTGGATCTGAGAGCTCCTCCTCTCCACTGTCCTCTGAGCCTCTAGCTTCCTTCGGGCTGGCCTCCACTTTGATGCGTTTGCCTCGGGCCTGAgggtccttgtccttgtcctggTCCACAGGCATAGCCTGCTTCCCGTCAACTGGAGGCTCTTCCTCTGaagaagatattttatgtttattctttgCAGAGCTCTACTGCTGtaccacacccacagcccctTATAGCCTGCACCCACGAGAGAGGGGAAGAGGTCAAGATagaggctctgccactgaaccacgcccccagctcctcactgggggattctaggcaggggctctaccactgagccacgcccccagctcctcactgggggattctaggcaggggctctaccactgagccacNctcactgggggattctaggcaggggctctaccactgagccacgcccccagctcctcactgggggattctaggcaggggctctaccactgagccaccacactTCCAGTCTCTTAGTGATGGAGTCTCCTCAGGCCTCCCGTTGAACCAGATTCTAAGCCTTCTTTTGACTTTCTATGTGTGGGTTGAGGAAATGGAGGTGAACATCAACACCGGTGCtcttcctctatcatcatcatcatcattaccatgtTGTGTGTATGATGGAGGCATACATACCGTCATGAAGTTGTGCACCAGGTCAGAGGATAGTTTTACTGAGTCGGGTTTCTATTTCTACCTTTATTGggattctgaggatcaaactcaggtcatcgggtttGGAtcgttacccactgagccatctctacggTCGCATTTGTAATTGCTCTGTGTGCGTGAGTGTGGGTGCACAGGCCCCATgatatacatgtggaggtcacagggcaAGGTATTTCTTTCTACCCGATGAGCCATCCCACTGGATTATTGTCCTTCGAGACAGAGACActtactgaacctagagctcataCATTTCTGGttaggctggttggccagcagACTCCTGGGGTCTACATGTGTCTGTCCCCTCTCAACACTGAGCTCACCCGGACGGGTGCTAGAGATCCAAACACAGGCCTTTTGTtcacttgggttttgtttttgttttcgacagagtttctctgtgtagccccggctgtcttggaactcactctatggatcaggctagcctggagctcacagaggtcctcctgcctctgcctcccaagtcctgggatgaaAATTGGGTGCTACCATCACCGACCCATACTCAGGATTTTATGCatgcacagcaagccctggattcACGGGGACCCCTTTAccgtttgagacaaggtcctgcTAAGTTGTCTAGGCTAACATTGGCATctccctggctcagcctccccagtagctgggattaaagcctttCACTACCACACCAGCCTTGGAGGAGGCTTCTAAAGTAGTGTGTGTGTCCCCAGCCCTTCCCTTTGAAGGGCAGGCACAGCGGGGTAGGTCTGCAGTCCCCAAGCCCCAGTGATTCTCCCCCCAACCCTCGTGTCCCCCgggcacacagtaggcacatcCCACAGCACAGCTAAGACCCATCCAGCCCTGACATTGCCAGTAAAGCGTAGGTTGAGAAGGTCCAGCTAGGCCTCTACAGATGATGGAAGCTTCCAGCATGCCCTCCTACAGCAATGGATGGTACTGGACATATCTCATCTGTATTGTCCTGAGAGACAGCCACTGGCCACATATTGCCGGTGACTATTTGAAATATGGTAGATACATTTGAGGATGAAGATGTTTAATTTTGGGGTAGGATGAaggttcccctccctctcccccaagacaaggtctcacaacGTAGTTCTGGTTGGcttggagttcactctgtagacgaagctggccttgaactcagagacctgcctgccgctgcctcccaactgctttgattaaaggtgtgtcactACCATGACCTGCTTGATTGTGTGATTTTCGAGGTAAGGTCTCGCTGTGAAGCTCTCCTAGTCTAGAACTCATTaagtagaccagggtggcttcgAACTTAcggagaccctcctgcctctgagtgGTGGGGTAAAGGCTTGCCCTGAGGTGCTGCGCCCCACCCCAGCTGTTTTTAATTGTTTAGATTTGTCTCGTGTGTTTCAGTGCTTTGCTTGCATCTGTGTCTgtacactgtgtgcatgcctgttgcctctggaagccagaagagagagagagcattagatccactggaactggagtcacagatggctgtgaatcaccatgtgggtgctgggaacgtaactcagtcctctgcaagagcagccagtgctctctacCGCTCAGTCTTCCTGGTcccatttcaaattatttaatgtgtatatgtgttttgtctACAAGTATATCTATGTGTCACATGAATGCCTGGTACCTCCAgaagcctgaagagggcatcagataccggAGAACTGGAAATAATGGTGGCTTTgagccctgtggatgctgggaatgaaacctgtatcctctgcaagaacaagtgcccTCAGCCGGggacatttttccttctttcttgagacggtgtctgtgtagccctggctgtcctggaactcactctataccaggctggcctcaaagttacagagatcctcctgcctctgcttcctgagtgctgggactaaaggtgtgtgccaccactgcccagttccagacagggtctctcaatcaacaTCGAGCTTGCCAATTCAGCCTCAgggaaatcctcctgtctccacctccccgaCCTGGGATTACGAATGTGTGTTTCGCACCTGGCTTTTCTTTATGAGGGGTACACCCATGTCCTTAAGCCTtcctggcaagcactttacccactgagtcatctcccctgcCTGAAGGACAGTTAACTCCAGCTATTAATGTAAACAGCCACATGTGTTGAATGGCTTCCACAATGGATAGTCCCACTGTAGGCCTCTACACCTCATTCTTTCCTGGGTATAGACTGGAATAGGTTAGCTTACCTGTGGGCTCTGGACCCGGGCTGGATGGCTCCTCCTGAGACACAATGGCTGGAAGCTGGAAGACATCCAGGGGTGTTTGACTGCCTTCGGCATTGCTGGGGACAAGATGATGGAACTGAAAACCAGGGGTCTTAGGGAAGCAGTGAGTACAGACATTTTCCAGTATGGAACTTATGGGTACTACCCCGGGACACTAAAAACTTTCTATCAGACCTATAAACTCCTagttggaaacacacacacacacacacacacacacacacacaattctaggcaggggctctaccactgagccacgcccccagcccctcactgggggattctaggcaggggctctacaactgagccacgcccccagcccctcactggggaattctaggcaggggctctgccactgagccacNNNNNNNNNNNNNNNNNNNNNNNNNNNNNNNNNNNNNNNNNNNNNNNNNNNNNNNNNNNNNNNNNNNNNNNNNNNNNNNNNNNNNNNNNNNNNNNNNNNNNNNNNNNNNNNNNNNNNNNNNNNNNNNNNNNNNNNNNNNNNNNNNNNNNNNNNNNNNNNNNNNNNNNNNNNNNNNNNNNNNNNNNNNNNNNNNNNNNNNNNNNNNNNNNNNNNNNNNNNNNNNNNNNNNNNNNNNNNNNNNNNNNNNNNNNNNNNNNNNNNNNNNNNNNNNNNNNNNNNNNNNNNNNNNNNNNNNNNNNNNNNNNNNNNNNNNNNNNNNNNNNNNNNNNNNNNNNNNNNNNNNNNNNNNNNNNNNNNNNNNNNNNNNNNNNNNNNNNNNNNNNNNNNNNNNNNNNNNNNNNNNNNNNNNNNNNNNNNNNNNNNNNNNNNNNNNNNNNNNNNNNNNNNNNNNNNNNNNNNNNNNNNNNNNNNNNNNNNNNNNNNNNNNNNNNNNNNNNNNNNNNNNNNNNNNNNNNNNNNNNNNNNNNNNNNNNNNNNNNNNNNNNNNNNNNNNNNNNNNNNNNNNNNNNNNNNNNNNNNNNNNNNNNNNNNNNNNNNNNNNNNNNNNNNNNNNNNNNNcaggggctctaccactgagccacgcccccagcccctcactgggggattctaggcaggggctctacactgagccacgcccccagcccctccctgggggattctaggcaggggctctacactgagccacaccccagcccctccctgggggattctaggcaggggctctacacTGAGcattcctttttgagacagagtctccccaGGTTTCCCAAGGtggtctcctgcctcagtctttccaCTGGTTGGGACCAGAGGACCAGACCCAGTTCCAAATATATTCTCATCTGAGTTCTCCGTGCTGTGGCAAACCTGGGCCACTGTCAGCCACCTCGTGTTACCTGGACATCCTCTAAGCATGCCATGGTTATCTGTGTCTCTTCTATCTAAATCACCTGCTCTCTTCTAGGGTCCAAATCAAATCGGCTCAGCAAAGGGGCAAATGGCGCCCCTCTTCTCTCCGTGCATCTCTTAAGCCATGCCACAGCCTCCTCTTGTTCTCCAGTCCCTATTATTTCCCAGTCAACGCTCAGCAGAAGAAGGGTTTTTCCAAAAGTGCAGATTTGTGATCCCCTCCAGACATAAAGCCTTCAATAGTTCTCCAGTGACCAGGAGATAAAATGTCCTGTTGCTCTTTAcagcctcccctgcccccaactctgtgctccagccacaAACGCTCGGCTCCTCCCTGGACAGCTCAGGCTCATCTGTTCTGTGCCCTCTGCTCACAATGCGGGTATGTTTTGCACCACTCTCCCTGTATAGAGTCTGCTGTGGCTCCCCAGTGCCACACCTTCAGCCAGAGGCACACCACGCGAGCGTTCTTGCCCTGCCTACATCACAGATGCGTCTCCTCCCAACAGTGCTTCCTCTCCGTGTCCACTAAGTGAGGCCACTCCATGCCTAGGCCTCCTAGGttctttccccttcctgtctACAGAGCCCTCCCTTAAAGGCACTGGCTGGGATGGGGAGCAGCTGCCCGGGATGCTGGGATGGCGATGACCTCTCACCTGAGCACGTGACTGACCCATAGCACGTGATGCTCCCCAGTGCTCTTCCCGTTCCCGGCCACAGTGGCTACAGACTGCAGCCACACGAAGCCCCCCGCACGCTGCAGCCAACGGTAGTAACCAGTCACCACCTGCCCTTTGTCCAGCACTGGTCCATCCCAGGGGAGCAGAGAGcccagaggggtggggagggtcaaGGCAGTTGGgcaggagacaggcagaggcagtgagAGTGGGGGAGaatcaagaaagagagagaaaggcacagaGGTAGTCAGAGACCCAGAGGCACCCCAGCATCGGCCAGAGACCCCTCTTACCCCACTTACTGACcctcatcccaccccaccccccagccactGCTCAGCCTTTTTGTTGCTTTTCTGTTCCAAACAGCCCCCAGAAGCTGTAGTGCAGCCAGAGACTCTGGTTAGCCCTGAAGAAGGACTTCCAGGGAACAAGGAAGCAGGGCCATTCGTGTTTTGTGgtggtgggtgggcagggagagggtacagAAGTGTGCCTCACGGTCCAGATGGCTTTGGCGGATCCTGGTTGCATCCTGTCCATGGACAAACTGGTAGCAGCTGCGTCCCACCAGCTCTGAGGGCCCCATGTCCATATGGTCGCTAACTCTGGAGGACACAGGAAAGCAAGGGGAAAGGAGTTGGGAGACATTGGGTGACTGGAGACAGCAGAGCTGGCTTCAGCGTTCCCCAGGATCCACACCCTTGCAgtacctcagtttccttctgtaaaatgggcataGTAATAATATAGGTGAAGAAAAGGATGAGTTACAGGGGGGTCCGAAAAAGAAATGGGCATGCCTCATCAGAGAACCAGGGCCGCCCTCACTTCTCCCAGGCACCTTCACCACCTCCcttgtcctccctcctcccaactcCCCACGGCCCTAGACTGAAGGCCCAGGATTGACTGATCCCCACATATTCCCCAGGACccaccttctctcctgcccctacCCCGGTACCTGCTCTCACAAGCAAGGATGGTGAGACCCAGGCTGAGGCGGAAGACAATCATGTGTCCGTGTAGAGGCAGCTCAGCCAGTGGGGCTGGGGGCAGTGTGTGTCCAAGGGCTACAAGACCCAGGGCTCGGGCCCTCAGGCGCCCTGTCACATGAATGACCTGTGGAAGGTGGGGGTGGCTGGGGAGGTGCCAGGTGGgactgctgaggcaggaggaccacagccCAGTCAAAGCTTCACCCAGTTCCACCTGATACCCACAGATCCCTTGGCCCCGGGAAGGCTTCGAGTGTCTCCCAGTTTCTGTTCTCAGTACCCTGTATCCTGGGATATAGCTGGCACGCAGCGGGGGAAGAGACAGCTCATACCCACCTTGTACCCCGAGGCTTTGACATTCAGGCCCCTCTTGGTGAGGGTGGACTTCATGCGGACAAAGAAGGACCGCTCTTGGGCTCGGAAGGCAGGGGATGCCTCGGCGGGGTTGGCTTCTGAGGCAGAACAAGAGGAAGCTGTCATAGAGTTTTCCAGAATCCAGTCAACTCAGAACCAGCCTCAGTGTGGCCGCTGCAGATACTCAGTTGCATCTAACGGTCAGTCGCACAGGAACACTGATAAAATAACCTTCCCTCGTGGGACAGCCAAGGTCAGATGAGCCCCTCTTTCCTGCTCAGAAGCTCTCTCagttctgccccctcccccaggcatCCACTGGCATCAGTCCGACCAGGCTGGAGCAGCCACCTGTGACCCACAGAGGGCAGGCTAGGACTGTTGTGACAGCCAGCCCCCTTGTCACAGACTAGAAgtataaaagaaaggaagctgggcagtggtggcacacacctttacctcagcacacaggaggcagaggcaggaggatctgagttcaaagccagcctggtctacacagtgagctctaggacGGCCATGGCAgtttatacagagaaatcctgtcacacacacacacacacacacacacacacacacacacacacacacacacacaccaaactatCAACAAAAAGAACTGGATCCTGAAAGTTaaacatacaccatatacacacacaactaaaaatatgGAACAGCTAGGTGACTTGGGGCAAGTAACTTGATCTCTCTGTGCTGTGCCTGGACTTGGGGGCCATCCCTCGTGACTTGTGGGTTTG comes from the Mus pahari chromosome 19, PAHARI_EIJ_v1.1, whole genome shotgun sequence genome and includes:
- the Npas1 gene encoding neuronal PAS domain-containing protein 1, with the translated sequence MATPYPRSGGRGEVKCGGGRGAGVPWDFLPGLMVKAPPGPCLQAQRKEKSRNAARWRRGKENLEFFELAKLLPLPGAISSQLDKASIVRLSVTYLRLRRFAALGAPPWGLRAVGPPAGLAPGRRGPVALVSEVFEQHLGGHILQSLDGFVFALNQEGKFLYISETVSIYLGLSQVELTGSSVFDYIHPGDHSEVLEQLGLRAASTGPPTPPSVSSSSSSSSSSSLVDTPEIEANPAEASPAFRAQERSFFVRMKSTLTKRGLNVKASGYKVIHVTGRLRARALGLVALGHTLPPAPLAELPLHGHMIVFRLSLGLTILACESRVSDHMDMGPSELVGRSCYQFVHGQDATRIRQSHLDLLDKGQVVTGYYRWLQRAGGFVWLQSVATVAGNGKSTGEHHVLWVSHVLSNAEGSQTPLDVFQLPAIVSQEEPSSPGPEPTEEEPPVDGKQAMPVDQDKDKDPQARGKRIKVEASPKEARGSEDSGEEELSDPPAPPRPEFTSVIRAGALKHDPVLPWGLTTPGDPSPALLHAGFLPPVVRGLCTPGTIRYGPAELSLMYPHLHRLGPGPSLPEAFYPTLGLPYPGPTGTRVQRKGD
- the Tmem160 gene encoding transmembrane protein 160, encoding MGGGWWWARVARLARLRFRGSLQPPQRPRSGGARGSFAPGHGPRAGASPPPVSELDRADAWLLRKAHETAFLSWFRNGLLASGIGVISFMQSDMGREAAYGFFLLGGLCVVWGGASYAVGLAALRGPMQLSLAGAAAGVGAVLAASLLWACAVGLYMGQLELDVELVPEDDGTASTEGPDEAGRPPPE